Proteins from a single region of Rana temporaria chromosome 5, aRanTem1.1, whole genome shotgun sequence:
- the BET1 gene encoding BET1 homolog translates to MDRDGMKHRDGRPEMSGYNVYEQENDRLTESLRLKANALKSLSIDIGTEVKYHNKLLGEMDSDFETTGGILGSTMGRLKALSRGSQTKLLCYMMLFALFVFFVIYWFVKLR, encoded by the exons ATGGACCGGGACGGGATGAAGCACCGGGACGGCCGCCCGGAGATGAGCGGCTACAACGTCTATGAACAAGAGAACGATAGGCTGACCGAGAGCCTCCGCCTCAAAGCGAACGCTCTGAAGTCA cTTTCCATTGATATTGGTACAGAAGTGAAATACCACAATAAGTTACTGGGGGAGATG GATTCAGACTTTGAAACCACAGGCGGTATCCTGGGCTCCACGATGGGCAGACTGAAAGCCCTCTCCAGAGGCAGCCAGACCAAACTTCTTTGCTATATGATGCTTTTTGCTCTCTTTGTCTTCTTTGTCATTTATTGGTTTGTGAAGCTTAGGTGa